A genome region from Euphorbia lathyris chromosome 4, ddEupLath1.1, whole genome shotgun sequence includes the following:
- the LOC136226547 gene encoding uncharacterized protein: MFGGGGSVYWGRKSDEFKGIALIFSWVSVPHNHLKSYVDLYSSLGWNSLVCHADFLTAFDPDRALSLSFILLNELIEELRNRPCPVVFVAFSGGPKACMYKIFQIIQGTCEGHINLDESHFLRNCVSGHIYDSCPVDFTTDLGAQFALHPAIQKMPGPSKLVSWFAKGVVSSLDGLYLTRFESQRVEYWQTLYSSVELGAPYLILCSESDHLAPYRSIYRFAQRLQDLGGDVELVKWNVSSHVGHYKHYPIQYRAAVTNLLEKAASVYSQRIQQLREGIGLDGIHDEMSEIIYNLQKAAVCSNQSLRRVAVGPGDHFFVPTSVESHITKESGPLEDERKEKSVCLPTSPSINANSVLGKMLFDVCVPKNVEGWDVRFTGTLNGQPIGSAHRLSPFRGMKFRRSRL, translated from the exons ATGTTTGGTGGTGGAGGCAGTGTTTATTGGGGTAGGAAGAGCGACGAATTCAAAGGAATTGCTTTGATTTTCTCTTGGGTTTCAGTTCCTCATAATCACTTGAAAAGCTATGTCGATCTGTATTCCTCTCTTGGCTGGAATTCCCTTGTTTGTCATGCCGATTTTCTCACCGC GTTCGATCCTGATAGGGCATTGTCGCTTTCATTTATTCTTCTTAATGAGCTTATTGAG GAGCTGAGAAATAGACCATGTCCGGTTGTCTTTGTTGCCTTTTCTGGTGGTCCGAAAGCCTGCATGTACAAGATTTTTCAG ATCATTCAAGGGACATGTGAAGGTCATATTAATCTG GATGAGAGTCATTTCCTCAGAAATTGTGTTTCTGGCCATATCTACGATTCTTGCCCAGTTGATTTTACAACTGATTTAGGTGCCCAATTTGCTCTGCACCCGGCTATTCAAAAAATGCCCGGTCCATCAAAACTCGTGTCTTGGTTTGCAAAAGGTGTTGTTTCTAGTCTGGATGGCTTATATCTTACGAGGTTTGAATCCCAGCGAGTTGAGTATTGGCAGACTTTGTATTCATCTGTT GAATTGGGGGCTCCATATCTAATTTTATGCTCAGAGAGTGATCACCTTGCACCTTATCGAAGCATCTACAGATTTGCTCAACGTCTACAAGATCTTGGGGGAGATGTTGAGCTTGTCAAGTGGAACGTTTCGTCTCATGTTG GTCATTACAAGCATTATCCTATCCAATATCGAGCTGCTGTGACCAATTTGCTCGAGAAGGCAGCTTCTGTTTATTCTCAAAGAATCCAACAACTGAGAGAGGGAATCGGCCTCGACGGTATACACGATGAGATGTCCGAAATAATCTACAACCTCCAGAAAGCAGCAGTTTGCTCAAACCAAAGTTTAAGAAGGGTTGCAGTTGGACCAGGCGATCACTTCTTCGTCCCAACTTCAGTAGAATCTCACATTACTAAAGAGTCGGGACCTCTAGAAGacgaaaggaaagaaaaatctGTTTGTCTACCTACCTCCCCAAGCATCAATGCAAATAGCGTTCTTGGAAAAATGCTCTTTGATGTTTGTGTCCCCAAGAACGTTGAAGGGTGGGATGTTAGATTCACGGGTACTCTAAACGGGCAGCCAATCGGTTCTGCTCACAGGCTCTCACCTTTTCGCGGAATGAAATTTCGCCGGTCAAGATTATAA